A segment of the Allosaccharopolyspora coralli genome:
ACGAGAAGGAACAGCTCACCGAACGGCTCCGTGAGCTGCGGGACTCCGGCATGGACGGGGTGACGTTCGTCGGTGTGCCGCGCACGATGGCCGACGGCGAAGGACCGGGAATGGCGCCGACGGACGCGCTGACCCAGTTCCAGGACGTGGTCGACAACCGCGGCTCGATCCTCATCCCGACCCGGGAGGGCGAGCAGGGCCGGTTCAACTTCAAGTGTGATCGCGGCGCCACGTTCGGCATGACCCAATTGCTGTACTCGGACGCGATCGTCGGGTTCCTGCGGCAGTTCGCGACGGAGACCGAGCACCGGCCGGAGGTCCTGCTCTCGTTCGGGTTCGTTCCGGGTATGGAGTCCGGCAAGAAGCTCATCGACTGGCTGATCCAGGACCCGGGTAATCCCGCGGTGGAGGCCGAGCAGCGGTGGGTGGCCGAGATCGCGCAGCTCTCGTTCGCCGAGCGCAAGCAGAAGCTCGTCGACCTCTACAAGCGGGTCGTCGACGGTGCGGGCGAGCTCGGGTTCCCGTTGAGCATCCACCTGGAGGCCCCGTACGGGAATTCCAAGCCCGCGTTCGAGACGTTCGTGGAGATGCTCGACCACTGGGCACCGCAGGGCGACTAGTCGCCTCTTCCTGACATCAACGGCCCCGCCCACCGGAGCACGGTGGGCGGGGCCGTTGTGTGTCTCCGGATCCGCGTTGGCTCCCGGGTCGTCAGGTTCCCGGGGCCTCGGGTCGCAGCGAGGCGAAGACGATGACGTTGTCGCGATAGCTCTGCTCCCGGTCGTCGAACGCGCCGCCACACGTGATCAGACGAAGTTCGCGGTCCGGGGTGGGGAGCCAGACGGCTTCGGTGGGAAACGAGTCCTTGGGGTGCTGTTCGACCTTTCGTACGACGAACTCGAGGGTCTGTCCCGCGGCCGAGTCGACAAAGATCTCGTCGCCGGGGGAGAGCTCGTCCAGTCGGTAGAACACGTCGGGCCCGGAACGCGAGTCGACGTGGCCGAGGATCGCGGCGGGGCCACTCGCACCCGGAGTGACTCCGTCCTCGAACCAGCTCATCTCGCCGAACTCGGGAACCTCCAGCGTGTTGTCGTCGGTGAGGCCGGTGCGGGCCAGGCCTCCGGTGAGGTCGAGCGCGGGAATCGTCAGCGCGACCGGGGCCGACGTCTCGGCTTCGGAGACGACGGCGGGAGGGCGCTCGACCGTGGCGGGTTCAGCCCGGTGCGTGCCGGAAGTCGGTGAGGTGCATGCACCGAGCGTCATGACGGCCACGGCCGCGACGATGGTGTTGATCCGACGCTGCATCGGGGCTTTCCGGGGGGTAGTCACCGGCCGGGTGCTACCGCGCGTGGCGGGCCTCCCGGCCGGTGGTCCGGGCGAGGTGATTATCGGTCCGACTGCGTCGTGCGGTTGCGCGCGACGACGATCAGACCCGCTCCGAGGGCGGTGGCGGCCAACGCTCCGAGGGGAAGCAATGCTCCCGGCTCGTCCTGGGCGGTGGCACCGCCACCGGTCTCTGCTCCACCCATCGGGACCATGCTCAGCTGTCCCCGTACCGCCCCGTCGGTGAACTGCGAGGTGTGGGTGTCGGCGAAGAACTGCTCCGGTGCGGCCTCGAGCTGCGCGAGGCTGAACCCTTCGCCGGTGTCGGTCACGTCGTCGTCACCGGTGAGACCGGTCGTGAACGGCCCTTGCATGCATCCTTCGCTGCGCAGGGTCCCGTCGCCGGCGTCCTCCGGGTCGGGGAAGACCAGCCGTGGTGGTCCCGAGGTCCCCGCGGCCGCCTCGTGGATGTGCGTGGCGGTTCGTGCGGGGCTGTCGTACGGCGGAGTCACGCCGTTGAGGACGATGTCGTAGCAGATGATCTCGTCGTCGCTGTTGATTCGGAAGGTGAAGGTTCCCGACGCTCCCGGCTCTCCGGGAGACGGTTGGTCGTCCGAGTTCACGACCATGTCCGGCGTGGCCATCGTGGTGAGCATGCTGGTGAACTCGGCGGGTTCCGGGACCTCGTCGTCGGCGTGCGCCAGCCCTGCGGGCAGCACCGCCAGCAGGGCTGCCGAGATCCCTG
Coding sequences within it:
- a CDS encoding mycobacterial-type methylenetetrahydrofolate reductase — protein: MQTIALELVPPNLEGGEETALAEARKVVDNGRATGFGEHLRHVMIPGIIAEDEDRPVAMKPKMDVIDFWKTVRPELAGVKGLCTQVTAFHEKEQLTERLRELRDSGMDGVTFVGVPRTMADGEGPGMAPTDALTQFQDVVDNRGSILIPTREGEQGRFNFKCDRGATFGMTQLLYSDAIVGFLRQFATETEHRPEVLLSFGFVPGMESGKKLIDWLIQDPGNPAVEAEQRWVAEIAQLSFAERKQKLVDLYKRVVDGAGELGFPLSIHLEAPYGNSKPAFETFVEMLDHWAPQGD
- a CDS encoding sortase domain-containing protein; translated protein: MTTPRKAPMQRRINTIVAAVAVMTLGACTSPTSGTHRAEPATVERPPAVVSEAETSAPVALTIPALDLTGGLARTGLTDDNTLEVPEFGEMSWFEDGVTPGASGPAAILGHVDSRSGPDVFYRLDELSPGDEIFVDSAAGQTLEFVVRKVEQHPKDSFPTEAVWLPTPDRELRLITCGGAFDDREQSYRDNVIVFASLRPEAPGT
- a CDS encoding CHRD domain-containing protein — encoded protein: MRKIALARTGVAGISAALLAVLPAGLAHADDEVPEPAEFTSMLTTMATPDMVVNSDDQPSPGEPGASGTFTFRINSDDEIICYDIVLNGVTPPYDSPARTATHIHEAAAGTSGPPRLVFPDPEDAGDGTLRSEGCMQGPFTTGLTGDDDVTDTGEGFSLAQLEAAPEQFFADTHTSQFTDGAVRGQLSMVPMGGAETGGGATAQDEPGALLPLGALAATALGAGLIVVARNRTTQSDR